One Deltaproteobacteria bacterium DNA segment encodes these proteins:
- a CDS encoding 6,7-dimethyl-8-ribityllumazine synthase: MPTVVEGHLTSAGLRVAIVASRFNAFIVDRLVDGAVDALVRTGCADADIAVYRTPGAFEIPQVLRRVVDAGRYDAAVCLGAVIRGGTPHFEYVASSVTKGIAQVAATSPIPVSFGILTCDTVDQAIDRAGAKAGNKGAEAAMAAVETANLLRRLEAAE, translated from the coding sequence ATGCCCACCGTGGTCGAAGGACACCTCACCAGCGCGGGACTGCGGGTCGCGATCGTCGCGTCGCGCTTCAACGCGTTCATCGTCGACCGCCTCGTCGACGGCGCGGTCGATGCGCTCGTGCGCACCGGCTGCGCCGATGCGGACATCGCGGTGTACCGCACGCCCGGCGCGTTCGAGATCCCGCAGGTATTGCGCCGCGTGGTCGACGCGGGGCGCTACGATGCAGCCGTGTGTCTCGGCGCGGTCATCCGCGGCGGCACGCCCCACTTCGAGTACGTCGCGTCGTCCGTGACCAAGGGGATCGCGCAGGTCGCCGCGACCTCGCCGATCCCGGTATCGTTCGGCATTTTGACGTGCGACACGGTCGACCAGGCCATCGACCGCGCCGGGGCGAAGGCCGGCAACAAGGGGGCCGAGGCCGCGATGGCCGCCGTCGAGACCGCCAACCTGCTGCGGCGCCTGGAGGCGGCCGAGTAG